A window of Leishmania mexicana MHOM/GT/2001/U1103 complete genome, chromosome 3 genomic DNA:
cgggCGCGCCGCAGAACGCCCTGCGGCTTCGTAGCGTATTATTCGACGAAGAGCCCGTCACAAGCGCGCGCCCTGAGCAGCCAGGGCTGCAACTGCGCTTAGCAtccctgcagcagctgctcgtgcgCATCGTGAGGGCGTTGTCCGGAGCCCACGTTGGTCTGCCAGCCGGCAaccgccccaccccccacgCGGCCACCCTGCTGGAGATGACGCTACAGACACACGGCCTGCtctgtggtggcggcgtgccgTCTCAAGCGTGGAGCCCCACGCCCGATCCAGCAGATCCCTCGAGtggcaccagcaccgccgccttgaACGGCACCGTGCTCCTGGACAAGTTCCCGAGGCTGTCTGCAGAGATGCTCCTACAGCACGTGACTTACCTCCTCAGCCACGAAGCGAAGCAACGAACGGCAAACTCGGCTGACGGTGCCGGtgagggcagcggcaccatctACCTGAGCccccagcgcacacggaacTTTGCCCTGACCGGCGTCGAgacgctcctcctcagcgCAACGCAGGCGGAGCAGGTGAACCAAGTATTGCCCTTGTACGCTCGCGGCCACACCCTGCCTGACGAAGTGGCGGCGGACATCACGCAGACGCGCAACGTCCACGAGGCCCTGCGCAAGACGCAGCAGGTGCTCAGTCGAGTGCTGAAGCAGGCCAGTCAGGAACTGGCCAGCCAATCTGGGagtggcaccgccgcggtcGACGATGCTGGCCACAGTGGTCCGCACCCCGCCCTCACTCATCTTCCGTCGCACCTGTTCgtgcgcaccgccggcgctcgCGGGCCGCCGCTGGGGTGGGAGTACTACGGCGTGCACCTCGGCATCAAGGCAGAGGCGATGAACGTGCGGTACAGCCTCAACGCATCTGACACGGCAACGCTGCGCCTCATCGACGGCACCGGCAGTAGCAACCGCGGTGAtgtcgctgcggctgcagggAGCGAGGTTGGTGCGGAGTCGACCCGCAGCAGCATGCCTGGCTGATGGGCGTTGTCTCCGTGCTCCGCCTTCCCCACCTCCGCTGAGAAGACGAaggcagcaccagcggcgggaCCGCTGCTCATCTTGACGTGCAACACGCACCTCAGCTGCCACAACGGAGCGCCGACGCGACTGGGACAGGAAGCCATCGACTGGTGCTCTCCAACGCGGtatgcagcagcagcagcaatggTGCATCTCGAGGTGGGGCTCCTACGCCCGAGGCTTTcccggcgtgctgctgggtGACGTTGGCGGATTCCCCAGCCACGCACTACAATCTCCCCCAGCGGGTCCCGAGCACAATGGGGGGCGCGTGGGAGGTGCTGAAGCCGAACTTTCAGCTCCCGTCCAACGTGGacgggaggaagggagggggggtgcacACCCAGGTGGACAAGCCCCTCCAAGGTGCATCCTCGACTACCCCTTCCGCTCCGGCCACTGTGGCGCGTTGGTTGAGCTTCGGATGCTGTGCGAGAAACACCGAGGAAAacaacccccacccccctcccattCCAATGCCCCCcggcgatgatgatggtgatgggATGGCGGGTgttgaggggaggggggtgggggttgtTCAAGACGCTGGGCCGTGACTCACATGCGAACACACAGGCATGCATGTGCCCTAGGCGCGCTCTGGCGATGCTttcctgtgcgtgtgtgcgtgtgttccGCTGGGCAACGTGTCTAGCCGGTGGACGGAAGGGTTGCGGgtcggcagcgctgcgtccGGCGCGAGATAATGTTTGATGTGGGTGGTGCTGTGTAGCCTCACGTACAGTACGTTCTGTGGCgtgcggcagtggtggtgtcCGTGTTGTTGCTCACAACCTTTCCCTGACAGCTGAACAGCGGCGCGCCCACGGCCAGGCCCGGCGGGGAGGGCAGTGTACTGAATCGTAGCGCAGGAGAGGTGCTGGGAAAGGAaatgagagagggggaggaggagggcgccgTGAGGTGGTGAAAGGAACGCCACAGACTAGGTGAGGTGCGGTTGGCGGAGGAGTCGACGCTGCAGACGGGGAGGTCACGGTGGGTTCATCAGATGATACGCGCGTCaggtgtttgtgtgtgtgtgtgtgtgtgtgttggacCCCTCACGAACCCCCTCCGTCTCCCctcactccccctcccccccccccactcccccctccctccctctcttccccgtgCTGCTCTCTGCCACgcactgcacacacacacacacacacacacatgcatgcatgcatgcatgcatgcagtGGCTTTCCCGCTTGGAcgacctcctcgtcgcgctccttaccctctcctctcctctcaccCTAGCCCATCCtttccccccaccctcttcACCACCAGAACCACTCCCCCACAGcagccctcccctcctcgtgtgtgtgtgtgtgtgtagcgaCGGCGCATCGCAAAGGCGTCTGTGAGAGACGATCAGCGCTTCGGTAAGCCGACACTCGTCCGCGTGCTCATCAAGAGGCATGTCGTTCCGCTACACGAACCATCTCGTGGCAACCCTTAAgcaccgcctcttcctcgaagcggcgcaccggcagctgGTTCGCCAAACCTTTACCGGCGTGTGCAATGGCATCGAGGTGACCTGCACCGCGTACGGCTCCGTGGTAGGCCTGAGGATGCTGGATGGGGCGGTATGGGAGCCGCACTACCAGGTCGCGCCAGACACAGAGtccgaggcggcagcagcagcagccccagcCGCCGTCTCTCCGTCGCGCCCCTCGtcggcctcgtcctcctccaccgcgagCGGAAAGACGGGGATCGACCTGGTAAAGCTGTCCGCCAGCATCCAGGCTGCCACGTGGCAAGCGATATGGAAAGTGCGagcggcgaaggaggaggcacacAGCCGCTCGCTTCGCCGAaacccgcagctgctcgcggaggcgaagctgcgcgaCTGGTATGAGCAAGACGCGAACACGCTGCACCCGCGGCCTTTTGATGGCCTGAAGAACCTCCAGGCAACGGAGTGGATGCAGGCAGTGCGCTTCGgcgtgccgcagccggcgcgctACCGGCGCGCCAATGCGGCACCCAAAGACGCAGGGGaaggtggcgatggtgcgcaCACGGACCAGAAGCCCTGCGAGACGATCATGGTGCTACGGGACGAGGACTGCGACCCCGCCAACATCCCGATCGGCTCCGTCCATCCGCTCTTCGCACCGggtctgctgcagctcgaGCTGGACCCTAACATTGCGACgaacggcggcagccgcattGATGAGTTGTTTGTGCTGAGCGAGCAGCGGAAGGAAATGCGCCGTGACGAGGAGGCCTTCTGGGAGCGTGTCGAGCTCATCCGCCGCAGCCAGCTTGCCACGATCCCGAAGGGTGGCGTAAAGCGTGGCTACGCGGACATGGCGGATACGGTGCAGGACAACATCGAAGAAAAGGTCCAGCTGCGCTTTACACAGTGAGAGGAGGCGCGGTCGGTGAGCTCTTCGGTGCGCTCCGTCCCCCAGTGATGTCGCTGCCTCTGGGtgcttatatatatatatatacgtgtgtgtcggtgtcggtgtgtgtgtgtgtgttgcggCGAGCAGGATATCGCATGAAAAATGAAGTCCGTCCGTGGCGCGTGATGGACACcaacggggggaggggggggactCCCTTCACGCCCCGTCCCCCGTCACCCGCTCGCTTCGTGCAAACCtatgcgcggcggcggtgcttgCTGGGATTCTCGTCCGCATCTTTCGATaatcctccctctcctgaaCAGCCGACACCAttactccccccccctcacacacacacacatatatacatacatatacatcGTCACTCGTTGCGAGCGACTCCTCTaacctcttccctccctcacccgacacacacgcacgcacgcacgcgtcgcCGACATCGCGAGACGGCTCCGTCAGTGTGCAGCCTCTGCTATCTCTGCAGATCTGGTGTGGGAGGACGGAAAGGGCGGCGTACTGCGGACAACACGGACTCGGTCAGCGCCTCCCAACGCCCTCGCCGCATCATTGGCGGCGACTTCGTCTTTTGCCGTTGCGCTGcttggagggagaggcaggcTGGGTTCGACACGCATCATCGGCGGCGGACAAGAGAGCGCACGTCGCTCTTGGCTGTTCTGTGtgtcacccccccccctcacacacacacacaccacgaCCGGCAATGCTACGCCGAACGCTTCGCTGTTGCACGGACGTGCGACATACCGGTGTACCGTCCTTCATGCAGCACCCGGTCGAGATGGCCTTCTACTTCCCACGCTTCCACCCCGACACCCACGTCAACCCTGCAGGTATACCGGAGCTGATCGACGCCGTTGGGCTGATGACGCGGCATTCACGGCCATCTCGTGCGGAGAGCACTGCATCTGCCTCCACTTCAACCGCGGAGAGCGCGATGTCGCGTGCGCTACCGCCGACTCGGTGGACGACGACAGTCTCAGCGACCGCGCAGCCCACAACGGATGCCTCCGTGGCCGAGGCGCAGAAGGACAACGCGAAGAGTCTcttgctgctggagcgcggCATTGACATCCTCACCAGCGTCGGCGGGGTGCGCAGCCCCGCGGTGGCGAACCTTCTCCGCCCCCTCTACGCCGCCCGCTTCGAGATGCTCAACGGCAGTGAGCACCTGCCCCGCTCTGAGTATGCGAagcgcatgcacgtgcacaAGGCCATCCTCCAGCAAGCCGCTCCACTGCTCTACTACGACACCTGGGACAAGTCTGACGTGCACCAACTCGACACGTCCTGTGTTTTGGTCGCCCACTTCATGAAGGCGTTCTGCGCGCTGCATCCGCGCCCCTTCCACCCCGTACCCGCTCCCCCTaccagcggtggcgccagctCTTCCCAAacctcgacgacgacgacggccagcagcagcactgtcACATCATCACCACCCAAAGATGCATTCAACCCGGCCGAATGGAAGATGGCTGTCGGTGACGACGGAAAGGGTGCGCACCTGACCCTGTCCATTGTCCAAGACCGCGTggaagagctgctgcgcctcgccaccgcagcgtACGGCAAGCACGGCAGCACGCACCCGGAGCTGCGCTGGCTGCGGCCGAAGCTTCTGGTTTTGAAGGGGTTGCTCACCATTCCGCTCACggggcacctcctccacgcacaGCGGTGCATCGAAGAGGCGGCCAACTACGTCGACGCTATGACAAAGCGCAAGAATCTGCTGCTCGACGGACTgaaggcacgcacgcatgagCCGGAGCTCGGGCTCTacatgctgctgcaggcggagaTCGCCGCCCGCGTCTTTGGCTGGGATATGGCGCCTGGCCAGGTCGATGGGGATGTGGTGAACATGTTCACCGACGCTGCGGGCTACTACGCCGACCCGCCCAACACAACACTAGACGGAGACGCCATCATGTCGGAGCGCAAGCTCGCGGAGCAGCGCTTCGAGGCGGAGGCGTACACGTGCTGCCTGCGCAGCTACGCAGCCTTCTTGCTCGGCGCCCCGCGACCCAAGGCGACGACCACGCGCGACTCACCGGTGTTTCTCTCGAAGCAGCTGTTCTCGTTGAACCCGCTGCTCACCGTGGCGACACCGTCCTCGCTCATCTTCAGTGATGTGCGGAACGTGTCGGAGTTGCCGCTGGACatgtgccgtcgccgcaccggTGAGGCCCTCGATCGAGCCCTCAAACTCAACCGCATGCTTTACCCCGACTTCCGCAAGAacgcaccggcagcggcgacgctcaTGACAATGGCATGCATGTACGCGGACACCCGCGACTACCTGTACGCCACAGGGCTCTTCGAGTCGGCAAACAAGGCCGTGACGTGCAACTTCGGCGACACCTCGCTCGAGCACGTCTTCCTGCAGAAGTTACGCTATGAGTTTCTCGCGGGTGTGGGGtcggagcaggaggcgaaGACCGCATCGCACGAGGTGGTGCACCTGCTGAAGCGCCTGGACGCGCTGCCATGCTGATGGCCaccatccaccaccacctgcaCTCTGCTCTTCCAGGTGGATTTCTCCTTTGCTTTGTTGTCTCTGGTGgccgcaggcacacacacacacacacacacacacacctcccagTGCGTGGCGTCCCATGGCCCAGTGGCGACagcccgcccacccaccccctaTCCTCCTATCCCCTATCCGTGCCAATCCTAAACCGCGTCTGGCGGATACAGGCGGTGaggtcctggacggcgtggcgtcggagttgcctgcggcagtggccgtgtctgtgccacccacatgatgggggagcggctgtgaggtgtgtatgggtgcgtgtgggtgaGTGGCTGGGTGGGGTTcgaggcggagacggcgcacaGGGGACTGAGGCCGCCCACGAGCGGGAGCGCGCGCGTCTACGGCTGCTtggcaccacgcgatgggtCCTGTGGGGCAGGGCCGGGGTGGCTCGCGCGGCGTTTGAGCTCTCGGTGTGTTGTCTGGCAGCGAGACGGTGCGGACACACGTCGTGGTGTATGTATATGCGCTAGCGCGCACATGCGGGCacgtgtggtggcggtgatgtcgGGTCTCTGTGGAGGTCAACGCGTTTCCGTCGATGTTACTgactccccctctccccccacctacccacccacacatTCACCTTCCCTCTACCGAGCCGAGGTCGGGCTAGTGCTGCTGGCTTTCCAgtggtgagagagagggggaatgctggtgcgcacgcatgtgttcgtgtgtgcgtcatTTGTTGGTCCTGGTGATATTttagggggagaggggagatgCATGTGGTCCATCAGGTCTTCCTGCgttgcctccccctcttcctctccctaCGTCTGGTGCTACTCATGAAATACGgaagggtgggtgggtgctggtggtgtgATGCCAGTGACAGTGCGGTTACACGTGGCGGCGAAGTCGTTTccgggggggaggggggcggtgcacacgcgcgcgcgtcgcaGGTGAACCACTTGGCGCTCTAAAATAACGAAACGCAAGCTGAGCAAAACGAGTACAACAGGGCGCACGATAGACGCCGACACCGGTGCGGGTGCGAGAATATGTgtctccccaccccttccgCCATGGTCGTGCGCTACACGGCGCCCTCCTTTAGCACGGAGGCGCTTGCTCCTGTGTAGGGAACTCATAAAACGTGCCCGTCGATGGTGaacctctccccccctcccccgccgaCACCGGCATGGGCACGCACTGCTTGTACCAGActcccacccactcacccaccgacccacctctctctctccgtctcgctCCCTTTCGCCGCCTCACTCCCACACACCGCACACGTTCTCGCACGCCCATCTCTCCATCACCCACCCTGTGACCATTGAAcccgccccctccgctgCTACACGGGGCTCTGCATCCTATGTGCTTGCTAGCTGTTTGTAggtcccacccacccacccaccccccgccaCTGAACCCACCCCGCCcccagcacacacgcccacgcacatcACCCTGTCTTGTACCCCGAACGCCGCGACCCACCTACATTTGCCCTCGCCACGGCACGCGCTTACGCGACGCtgaggtggagaggagccATTGATCAGGCGACAAGAGGCGTTGCACAGGCCTCCCGGCGGGtgtcgcagccgcaccgacagaagcccccccccccttccccgcaTAAGAGAGAGGCACCGAGTGGCTTCTACacaccttctctcctcctccaccgtttATTCCCTCTCCCGTGCTTCCCGGTCGGACCCTGGCTGCgtgctcgtgctgctgctgctgctgctgctggttgctctctctcccacacacacacgtctcCTCGTCTACCTacctgtctgtctgcctgcctctgtgtgcgtggtgttATCAGGTGCATGCACCCACAGAGAACGGAGAGCGAGCCGACAGCGTCTATCAGTGTGACCCAAACGGAATACGtccactgtgtgtgtgtgtgtgtgtgccttcgcGCGGTCCCCCctcgcccacccaccctccaccacccTCGCTGTCTGTCCTCGCCTTGGGCGGTGGAGTGGAGCACATCACTTATAACTGCCAccttgcttgtgtgtctgcttTCGACGCGTtttccccccgcccccccccactctctcttcTCGTGATGCCCACGATGGCCGTGATGGACGCATCGTTGCcaacgacgatgacgacgacgacggcgaccgCGATGACGAACACGTGCCAGGGCTTctccgcgctgctgcctcatCCTGCCGCCGTCTCCCCTCCATCCCCCTGCCAGCAACCTTTTACGCCAACCAACACTTTTGCACGTCAGCACCACCAAGATCGATCACCGCAGCCGACGCAGTACCGGGAACGTCGTCGCCACTCCAGCTCCTCTCTCGCGGCGTCACCGTTGGCTtcgcccgcctcctccgcatcgCACACGCCTCACACGGATGCGTACGAAGCGGCGATGGCAGCGGAGACGCGGCGCACGGACGTGGGTGTCTCCCTGCTTCAGCGACCGAGCTCGCTGCCGTTATGCACGGTGAAGTCGTACGGTACCGCGTCGGACATCAGTGACGAcggctcgcgcagctccttgagcgctgtggtggcggtgcacacACCAAACGATACATTCGACTTGATGACAACGCAGACGGTAGGCTACAGCACGCCAAACACCCGTCCCGAATTCCCACCTGGTCAGCTCGCgcaccacgcgcagcagaggcaagGCCAAGTCAAGCCCAGCTACGCGGTCGAGTTCTTGGCGTACGATCCGCACAGCTTTGCCCTTTTAGATGGCAACGCGCACATGGTTAGTGGGGTCGGGCAGAGCGACCCGGCGCCCCTCCCCGGAGGCACGCCGCAggagccgccggcgccggaaGGAGGCGCCgatgctggcgcagcaccgg
This region includes:
- a CDS encoding putative MP99, with product MAGISTTGTSSSGGDLRGPATSYRSSLQLADAFQPVQHRNQWPFDHVLIDISLFANSLGYLTRDLVGQERDSETVKNVHRQLQTVILRRLQPRKSLAFFLDGSEPLWMLEHRRLFPGRRYDSRVYRSCASPMPYLLEEKLRGVAMEQRTPPSEAVISGPATPGLAEGKMSAYLLDLATRILRPPTFPPLQDPPVTAKDTVCLVGGPELAWLAVATTPFRNITSVTLQHGELKSCSLQESMEWMRLDHLLKGASEQVNGDGGAALALQRRLAAVRTDLVLLYLLTNGHPTTGLPQVLATPFADVLDAYVDMEKEQHSAAAPGAPQNALRLRSVLFDEEPVTSARPEQPGLQLRLASLQQLLVRIVRALSGAHVGLPAGNRPTPHAATLLEMTLQTHGLLCGGGVPSQAWSPTPDPADPSSGTSTAALNGTVLLDKFPRLSAEMLLQHVTYLLSHEAKQRTANSADGAGEGSGTIYLSPQRTRNFALTGVETLLLSATQAEQVNQVLPLYARGHTLPDEVAADITQTRNVHEALRKTQQVLSRVLKQASQELASQSGSGTAAVDDAGHSGPHPALTHLPSHLFVRTAGARGPPLGWEYYGVHLGIKAEAMNVRYSLNASDTATLRLIDGTGSSNRGDVAAAAGSEVGAESTRSSMPG